TCATTCATCTCAGAAAAAAGACTGTGCTAATTAATCCCAGAATgtaaactaacaaaaataaaaaaaatgctatgggccagaactctcaACTTGAAACAGTATtgttacaaggtgctaagtcagtgtgTATAAGAGACAAAGGTTGTTTAACTTGGTGCTTAACacttccacaagattcacatctatgaTAGGAGGgtatataagctcagacaaactcgGCCAGAATCAACTGGGAGACAGTCACATGGTGTTGCTGGTTCTCCTGCCTCCCCCTCAGAAACcgagacacattcaggaggacctcgaGAAGCTGGCAGAGGCCGAGAACACGAGgcggcaggagctcaagctctcggaactgAGAGGAGAGgtaggcttctaagaaagctaacggGGCTCctggaaaggagacaagactttgaaagagataataacaCCTGGGTGTACTTGTGATTACTGGATTGaaactgctcccagagaccccaagaaaaccaaaagagaacATCACCAAGAAATATCATTAAATCATAAAAACAgtaaaagaggaggagagagaagacgGGGAGAAGTATGGAGATACTTTTACTGTTTTGttattaaacaacaaaaacagctgacatttttatatagtaccttaggtttgcaaagttctttacaactatattttctttgtttcaagatTATAAAGAACGCTACATTCTGCCTGAATGAAAGCTTGTGGATTTAGCCTCTCTGCAGCCCAATTAGAATGATGATCACCAAGAGAAGCAGCAGTGTTTTCTGATTGAGATGGTGCGGCTCCAAACACAAAAGGGTGTCAATAGAGCGGACTCGCCCGCTTCCACAAAAGAGCACTGAGAGGAGGGGGCTCGCTCCCACAGAAGCACGTGAGGAGGAGACCGTACTCAGGGCTGGAAAGACAGTGGGGAGTTCAAAAGAGAAACGGTTTTTGCGGGACTCCAGTGGAAGAAGCGCAGCGCGGACGCCGACAGCAGCCAGGAAGGAAGTGACTCCAAACTACAAGTCCCAGAAGTCAGCGGGGGCGCCGGCGGCGCGGAAGGAGGCCGCGGCGCGAACGGGCGACGTTCGCCCCGTGGCCCCACGGCGGGGCTCGGGCTGAGAGAACATGTCGCTGCCCAAGAAGAGAAAGACGGACTCGGCGGACGGCGGCGGAGGAGAGGGCGGCGGGGGTAGCGAAGAGGAAGATGGAGGGGAACGCGATGCGGCGGGGCTGGAGGAGGCCCAGGAGACAGAGCAGGGCGCGCGAGACCGCCTGTACTACGAATGCTACTCGGACGTGTCTGTGCACGAGGAGATGATTGCTGACCGCGTCCGCACGGACGCCTACCGCCTGGGCATCCTGCGCAACTGGGCGTCGCTGCGGGGCAAGACTGTGCTGGACGTGGGCGCGGGCACGGGCATCCTGAGCGTGTTCTGCGCCCAGGCCGGCGCGCGGCGCGTGTACGCTGTGGAGGCCAGCGACATCTGGCAGCAGGCCCGCGAGGTGGTACGGCTCAACGGGCTGGAGGACCGCGTGCACGTGCTGCCGGGCCCGGTGGAGACAGTCGAACTGCCCGAGCGCGTGGACGCCATAGTCAGCGAATGGATGGGCTACGGGCTGTTGCACGAGTCCATGCTGGCGTCCGTGCTGCACGCGCGCGCCAAATGGCTCAAGGAGGGCGGCCTTCTGCTGCCGGCCTCGGCCGAGCTCTTCCTGGCGCCCATCAACGACCGGACCCTGGAGTGGCGCCTGGGCTTCTGGGGGGAGGTGAAGCAGCGTTACGGCGTGGACATGAGCTGCCTCGAGGGCTTCGCCACCCGCTGCCTGATGGGTCACTCGGAGATCGTGGTTCAGGGCCTAACGGGCGAAGAAGTGCTGGCCCGGCCGCAGCGCTTTGCCCAGCTGCAGCTGGACCGCGATGGCTTGCAGCAGGAGCTGCAGGCCGGCGTGGGCGGGCGCTTCAGCTGCCGCTGCTACGGCTCGGCCCCCATGCACGGCTTCGCGCTCTGGTTCCAGGTCACCTTCCCCGGGGGCGACGGCGAGAAGCCCCTGGTGCTGTCCACTTCTCCCTTCCACCCGGAGACTCACTGGAAGCAGGCGCTCCTCTACCTGGACGAACCGCTGCAGGTGGAGCAGGACACGGACATTTCCGGGGAGATCACGCTCTCGCCCTCGCGGGACAACCCCCGCCACCTCCGGGTCCTGCTCCGCTACAAAGTGGGAGAGCAGGAAGAGAAGACCAAGGATTTTCGCATGGGGGATTGAGCCCGGACACCCAGCTCCCCTTCCAGCTTCCCCAGGGCCGGTGGGAGAGGGAAGTGGGGGATGAGGACAAAGCAGAGATTTCCGACTGCCTTTTATCGCGTTTGgctgggagggagaggaggggagattGCTGTGCCCTCAGTCCTCTCGAGAGGAGGCGACTTTCTGGTGATTTTAacgctattttttaaaaaagtgcttactaaagatttttttaaacctcagATGCATGTAGCACAGAGCACTTTTTGTCCTTCGTTCGCCTGGGGGAGGatgttgggggagggaagaaggggagaagctCCAGAAAGGGGGATGCCTTGGTCCTCTGGTCCTCGATTAGACTAAAGTTCACAGCTATGGGAAGGTCTCCTTCCACTTAGGCCTTCTGAATTTTCAGTCTGAATTTGATATCTCTCCAGTGCCATATTTTCTTGATCTGGGAGCTCTTTCCCCTCCCAATGGCCTTTTTTCCCTGTGTTCTGCCTAAGAAATTGTCATTGACTAAATACTATTCTTGGATTGTAACGCACATTGTAGCAATAAGGAAGGTATAAAGTGAACAGCAAGGTTGCGCTCAATCTTAAATAGCCATGTTCTCCTGAATAGTTCCTGCTTAAAGATTTGTCGCCTTGGTGGGGTGCTAAAGTGAATTGGGGACATTATTCCATTAAGTAAGGTGGGTTACTTCCCAGTTTCACAGCCTAACCTAAGAAACTTCCATGGTGCATTGTATGGTACTACAGTTGAAGggtaataaatatttaaactaaATGTTTTTCCCTTACTCAGTTAATATCTTTCTAAGAAACTATACAagtttccaatttccttttttttttaaaaggagagttAGACTATAACTTATAATTCTTATTGGATAAGTGGGGCTGGAATGAACAGCCTCAATTTCTGAcctttgggttgttttttttttccccccttaaaccTGTGATAATATTGTTTCAACCAATTAACAGCAAAACAAATCCTTTAGAAGAATACTTGTTCCTTAGATAGAttcttcagtttttaaatttCCTGATTTAGACGGATCATGTGCCCTGGATTTTTAAGACCTGAATTTAAGGATTTGAGTCTTTGTTTCCCTTTTATGTGAGCCAAAAGTAAAGTTTTGTGAATATGATAAAATTCCCATGTAATGAAGtatattcctcttttttattgtgatttttttattttgttttctgcatAGTGAAAATTTGgacatattcattttttctaattgaGATAAACCTTATCCATTATCTGTgacatgacttttttctttttggtcagcTCTGGTGAAAAGTTAGAAACTCCTTCAGAATAGAGCCTCagggaaattaaaaacaaagtgggttttcattttttttttttaagcatcttcACTGAAAATTGTTAGAGATGAACAAATTTTACATTCCAAAATAGtcaattacttttatttatttcaatattagaTGTTTAAGGGTCTCCTCATCTTTTTTGTTGCAGATAAAAGTGTTGTAAATAAGTTGCTGTCATTAGTGTTTGTAAGATTATTCTTTCTCTGAGAGAGAATCTTTATTCTTAGACCACCATGTTTACATGTTTACTGaatgtcaataaaaattatacttttgttACTATTCTTGtatgcaaataattttaataggTTAGTATTTGTAAGTAGTACATAAATAGAAAGGTAGACTTAGTTTAAACCACAGTTAATGGGAAATAAGTTTTTTAAACCTTAAGTTTACATGGTTCTGTATTGTTCTGCATGTATGTAAAATTTTAGAAAGCAGTCTGCTAGAGAAAAGAGAACTTTGTTGTAGTAACCTTATATGATCAGCTTGCTGTGGTGTACAGTATACTTTaaaattggttttcttattttataaaaaactGTACTTACTGTCAGCAGCACAATACCGatcaatatttacattttttctaacaAAAAACATTTACATTTTCAGCATTTACATCTACTTTATCTGTTTATCTTCATAATAAGAGGGTAGATGTTCCCATTATACagacaaaaagcaagaaaatataatAGTGAAATGTCAGAGAAACCAGGCTTAGAAAAAATTGCTGAACTAAGTTCAGTGATCTCTGCACAAACAGAATGGTACAGTTGTGGAGCTGGAAAGTATAttagaaatgaattttaatatgaatatgaattttatgttttatgaattttaaaacattaaggTTTGTCAGACATTTGATAGGTTATTCCATTCTCATAATAGCCATGTTAGGTAGATGTTGTTAtacacaccctcccctttttttccaACTAAGCAACACATTATTAAATGATTAAGACCTGACTTGCccattaatatatattttgagagtaaga
The Sminthopsis crassicaudata isolate SCR6 chromosome 4, ASM4859323v1, whole genome shotgun sequence genome window above contains:
- the PRMT6 gene encoding protein arginine N-methyltransferase 6, whose translation is MSLPKKRKTDSADGGGGEGGGGSEEEDGGERDAAGLEEAQETEQGARDRLYYECYSDVSVHEEMIADRVRTDAYRLGILRNWASLRGKTVLDVGAGTGILSVFCAQAGARRVYAVEASDIWQQAREVVRLNGLEDRVHVLPGPVETVELPERVDAIVSEWMGYGLLHESMLASVLHARAKWLKEGGLLLPASAELFLAPINDRTLEWRLGFWGEVKQRYGVDMSCLEGFATRCLMGHSEIVVQGLTGEEVLARPQRFAQLQLDRDGLQQELQAGVGGRFSCRCYGSAPMHGFALWFQVTFPGGDGEKPLVLSTSPFHPETHWKQALLYLDEPLQVEQDTDISGEITLSPSRDNPRHLRVLLRYKVGEQEEKTKDFRMGD